One Desulfovermiculus halophilus DSM 18834 genomic region harbors:
- the dapF gene encoding diaminopimelate epimerase gives MTSTPPEITIYKMQGSGNDFVLIDNTEPGIHQSQMPNWARCICRRSFGAGADGLIFLEPAAGREQVDYRWHFYNADGSRAEMCGNGSRCAARLAYMLGLAPADHVLGTDAGPVRAIVDTKSREVQVQLTTPRDYTPDIALTTQDGRGLHVHLVNTGVPHVVLFSDQADQEDIDQIGPALRYHQRFAPAGANANIVQLTGDDSLYVRTYERGVEAETYACGTGAAASAFVANALGLCRTPVRVVTSGGEELNVDISGENIYLQGQAVLVYTAQLNLPAVGLASE, from the coding sequence ATGACCAGTACACCACCTGAGATCACCATCTACAAGATGCAGGGCAGCGGAAACGATTTTGTGCTCATCGACAACACCGAGCCCGGGATCCATCAATCCCAGATGCCCAATTGGGCCAGGTGCATCTGCCGCCGGTCATTCGGAGCAGGAGCCGACGGACTCATCTTTTTGGAACCCGCGGCGGGCAGGGAGCAAGTCGATTATCGATGGCATTTCTACAATGCAGACGGATCCAGGGCCGAGATGTGCGGCAACGGGTCCCGGTGCGCGGCCAGGCTGGCCTACATGCTCGGCCTTGCCCCGGCTGATCATGTGTTGGGCACGGACGCAGGCCCAGTCCGGGCGATTGTGGACACTAAAAGCCGGGAGGTCCAGGTTCAGTTGACAACTCCCCGGGACTACACCCCGGACATCGCCCTGACCACCCAGGATGGGCGCGGCCTGCACGTCCATCTGGTCAACACCGGGGTCCCCCATGTCGTCCTCTTTTCCGATCAGGCCGATCAGGAGGACATCGACCAAATAGGCCCCGCCCTGCGCTACCATCAACGCTTCGCCCCGGCCGGGGCGAATGCGAATATTGTTCAGCTTACCGGCGACGACAGCCTGTATGTGCGGACTTATGAACGGGGGGTGGAAGCCGAGACCTACGCCTGCGGGACTGGAGCTGCCGCATCTGCCTTTGTGGCCAATGCCTTGGGGCTGTGCCGCACCCCGGTCCGGGTTGTGACCTCCGGGGGTGAGGAATTGAACGTCGATATTTCCGGAGAGAATATTTACTTGCAAGGCCAGGCCGTTCTCGTTTATACAGCCCAGCTGAACCTGCCGGCTGTCGGCCTGGCGTCTGAATAA
- a CDS encoding IscA/HesB family protein, protein MLDLTEGAKELLDQHFAQKTEIPSIRVYMAPGUGGPSLGLALDEQKDTDDVYEVKGYTFVVDKSLMQTASPIVVDGSPYGFRVSSNLAADGGGCSSCTSCG, encoded by the coding sequence ATGCTGGACCTTACAGAAGGAGCAAAAGAGCTTTTAGATCAGCACTTTGCTCAGAAAACCGAGATCCCGTCCATCCGGGTCTATATGGCCCCTGGGTGAGGCGGCCCATCCTTGGGACTTGCTCTGGATGAGCAAAAAGACACAGATGATGTATACGAAGTCAAAGGGTATACATTTGTGGTTGACAAGAGCCTGATGCAGACCGCATCCCCCATCGTGGTCGATGGATCTCCCTACGGTTTTCGGGTGAGCTCCAATCTGGCTGCCGATGGAGGTGGATGCTCTTCCTGCACCAGTTGCGGATAA
- the pyrR gene encoding bifunctional pyr operon transcriptional regulator/uracil phosphoribosyltransferase PyrR, giving the protein MKTQIEILDHNQMGLTLERLASEIIERHTQAQDIALVGIQRRGVYLAARLKSLLDQRLHGDIPLGKLDINLYRDDWTTLRSQPELNSTEIHFPIEDKEVLLIDDVLFTGRTIRAALEAILDFGRPRRVELLELIDRGHRELPIHADYIGKKVNTALEEQVDVLVAEQDGHDSVVLHMKDRTR; this is encoded by the coding sequence ATGAAAACGCAGATTGAGATCTTGGACCACAACCAGATGGGATTGACCTTGGAGCGTCTGGCTTCCGAGATTATCGAGCGGCACACCCAGGCCCAGGATATCGCCTTGGTGGGTATTCAGCGCCGGGGCGTGTATTTGGCGGCCAGGCTCAAGTCCCTCTTGGATCAGCGGCTGCACGGGGACATTCCTCTGGGTAAGCTGGATATCAATCTTTATCGCGACGATTGGACCACATTGCGCAGCCAGCCGGAGCTGAACAGCACCGAGATCCATTTCCCCATTGAAGACAAGGAGGTTCTGCTGATCGACGATGTCCTGTTCACCGGCCGGACCATCAGAGCGGCCCTGGAGGCCATCCTGGATTTTGGACGGCCGCGCAGGGTGGAGCTGTTGGAACTCATTGACCGGGGGCATCGTGAGCTGCCGATCCATGCCGACTATATCGGGAAAAAGGTGAACACCGCTTTGGAGGAGCAGGTTGATGTGCTGGTTGCTGAGCAGGACGGGCACGACAGCGTTGTTTTACACATGAAGGACCGGACGCGATAG
- the dapA gene encoding 4-hydroxy-tetrahydrodipicolinate synthase, translated as MQFQGALTALVTPFHNNEIDEERFRAHIEDQIVRGIHGLVPCGTTGESATMTHEEHKQAIKICVDQAKGRVPVLAGAGSNNTREAIELTTFAKQAGADGTLHITPYYNKPTQAGVVAHFQAIAREVPMPMIVYNVPGRTGLNVLPETLAKLHATVPEVVGVKEASGNINQMSQVIEHCGPDFTVLAGDDFVVLPLLSLGGKGVISVLSNLLPDKMASLCEAYAHADLEKAKGLHYELAPLCRAMFLETNPIPVKTSLALMGRLELSLRLPLVPMQPENEAKLREDLSRAGLL; from the coding sequence ATGCAGTTTCAGGGAGCGCTGACCGCTTTGGTCACCCCTTTTCACAACAACGAGATCGACGAGGAACGCTTTCGGGCTCATATAGAAGATCAGATCGTGCGGGGAATACATGGTCTGGTTCCCTGCGGTACGACCGGCGAATCAGCAACCATGACCCATGAGGAGCACAAACAGGCCATCAAGATCTGCGTGGATCAGGCCAAGGGACGGGTGCCGGTCCTGGCCGGTGCCGGCTCGAACAACACCCGGGAGGCCATTGAGCTGACCACATTCGCCAAGCAGGCCGGAGCGGACGGAACGCTGCATATCACTCCGTACTACAACAAGCCGACCCAGGCCGGGGTGGTGGCCCACTTCCAAGCTATCGCCAGGGAAGTGCCCATGCCCATGATCGTCTATAATGTTCCCGGCCGAACCGGGTTGAACGTTCTGCCCGAGACCCTGGCCAAACTGCACGCAACTGTTCCGGAAGTGGTCGGCGTGAAGGAGGCCAGCGGGAATATCAACCAGATGTCCCAGGTCATTGAACACTGCGGACCGGACTTCACAGTCTTGGCCGGAGACGATTTTGTGGTCCTTCCCCTGCTCTCTCTGGGCGGCAAGGGGGTTATCTCGGTGCTCAGCAATCTTTTACCGGACAAAATGGCCTCCCTGTGCGAAGCCTATGCCCATGCGGACCTGGAAAAGGCCAAAGGCCTGCACTATGAGCTCGCTCCGCTCTGCAGGGCCATGTTTCTGGAGACCAACCCCATCCCGGTCAAGACTTCCCTGGCCCTCATGGGGCGCTTGGAACTCAGCCTGCGTCTGCCGCTGGTCCCCATGCAGCCGGAGAACGAGGCCAAATTGCGGGAAGATCTCTCCAGGGCCGGTCTGCTGTAA
- the sfsA gene encoding DNA/RNA nuclease SfsA: protein MLWPHLTQGTLVQRYKRFLADVDIDQVGRVTAHCPNTGSMLRCSEPGRPVYLSHHQNPRRKHKWTWELIDMGSSLVGVNTQNTNRIWAEALRNRSISEFGRYDTFQPEVKLDPNTRLDFLLTGSDVPPMYVEVKNCTLVQDKAAAFPDAVTARGQKHIKALRAVHDSGMQAALVFVVQRTDARFFQPAHWIDPEYARLLAQAARQGVMVKAYDVVMDTSRITINRDLPVVWE, encoded by the coding sequence ATGCTTTGGCCCCATTTGACCCAAGGGACCCTGGTTCAACGCTATAAACGATTCCTCGCCGATGTGGACATTGACCAAGTGGGCAGAGTGACCGCCCACTGCCCGAATACGGGCAGCATGCTTCGATGCAGTGAGCCTGGACGTCCGGTGTATCTTTCCCATCATCAAAATCCCAGGCGCAAGCACAAGTGGACCTGGGAGCTTATTGATATGGGCTCTTCTCTGGTCGGTGTGAATACCCAGAACACAAACCGCATTTGGGCCGAGGCCCTCCGGAATCGAAGCATCAGCGAGTTTGGACGGTATGACACATTCCAGCCCGAGGTCAAGCTTGACCCTAACACCAGGCTGGACTTCCTGCTCACCGGATCGGACGTTCCCCCCATGTACGTGGAGGTCAAAAACTGCACCCTTGTTCAGGACAAGGCCGCTGCCTTTCCGGATGCAGTGACCGCCAGAGGGCAAAAGCACATCAAAGCCCTGCGCGCGGTCCATGACTCCGGGATGCAGGCCGCACTGGTCTTTGTGGTCCAGCGCACGGACGCCCGATTCTTTCAGCCTGCCCACTGGATCGATCCGGAATATGCGCGTCTTCTGGCCCAGGCTGCCCGGCAAGGGGTCATGGTCAAGGCCTATGATGTGGTTATGGATACATCCCGGATCACGATCAATCGGGACCTGCCTGTGGTCTGGGAATGA